Proteins co-encoded in one Paracoccus aestuarii genomic window:
- a CDS encoding AAA family ATPase, whose translation MRIYVHHRNDDIDETADVLLEKDSWDDYGFETKFRVWIRTGKEFDRIGSIKIGHVGQKEKPDASAKTVFPKGILGELPDGYFSIGQSENFYDSLQEVGTDFAKELLDFLHDLAAQEFIPQQILDEDVYKYSLMRNLSDSDVIQFKRLARGDTRKIAYSFSYTCNIGKDGPSLSFEVMPTSPIPTNLHAIIGSNGVGKTTLFKDLVQVIGFNERGGPSVIDFTSEDVATSDQSSFKKIVFVSFSVFDQEQIAKQILGAARLKAEFIGLLKIVDVDQEADRDEDILFEANDAPTPETEQLVLMSRDALFETLLESAKNCMQGGNKKRWFSSLDALGIDPLFEDLHLRGLENSENFEIDLRVIFDRCSSGHAISLLAVTRLVELVEERTLVLFDEPESHLHPPLLSALLSVVNSVVTERNAIAIVATHSPVVLQEVPKMCVWLLTRSGDEMEAFRPTLETLGENVGVLTREIFELQMRKTGFNRIIHRLVNDGLDAKAVIAQFNGSLGSEGRSLVHSLIKNRDR comes from the coding sequence GTGAGAATCTACGTCCATCACAGAAACGATGACATTGATGAAACGGCCGACGTCCTCCTAGAAAAGGATAGCTGGGACGACTACGGCTTCGAAACAAAATTCCGAGTCTGGATTAGAACTGGTAAAGAATTTGATAGGATTGGCTCGATAAAGATCGGCCACGTTGGTCAGAAGGAAAAGCCAGACGCATCCGCCAAGACTGTATTCCCCAAGGGAATACTGGGCGAACTTCCTGACGGCTACTTTTCTATAGGGCAGTCTGAAAATTTTTATGACTCCCTGCAAGAGGTCGGCACTGACTTCGCTAAGGAACTTCTGGATTTTCTGCACGACCTCGCTGCTCAGGAGTTCATACCTCAGCAAATCTTAGATGAGGATGTTTACAAATACTCACTGATGCGGAATCTTAGCGACTCCGACGTTATCCAGTTTAAGAGGCTTGCAAGGGGCGATACTAGAAAAATTGCTTACAGCTTTAGTTATACGTGTAACATAGGGAAAGATGGCCCGTCACTTTCGTTCGAAGTAATGCCTACTTCACCCATCCCAACAAATCTGCACGCGATCATTGGATCAAATGGCGTTGGAAAAACTACCTTGTTCAAAGATCTTGTCCAAGTAATAGGGTTTAACGAGCGGGGCGGACCATCAGTCATCGACTTCACATCGGAAGATGTAGCCACCTCAGACCAGTCATCGTTTAAGAAGATTGTCTTCGTCAGTTTTAGTGTTTTTGACCAAGAGCAGATCGCAAAGCAGATCCTAGGCGCAGCGCGCCTGAAGGCTGAGTTCATTGGGCTTCTAAAGATCGTCGATGTAGATCAAGAGGCCGATCGCGACGAAGATATTCTGTTCGAGGCTAACGACGCACCCACTCCCGAGACAGAGCAGCTTGTTCTCATGTCGCGTGATGCGCTCTTTGAGACGCTCCTTGAAAGCGCCAAGAACTGCATGCAAGGCGGGAACAAGAAACGATGGTTTTCATCCCTTGATGCGCTCGGCATTGACCCACTTTTTGAAGACTTACATCTCCGTGGACTAGAGAACTCCGAGAACTTTGAGATTGATCTGCGCGTTATTTTTGACAGATGCAGCTCCGGGCACGCCATATCGCTACTTGCGGTAACGCGACTAGTGGAGCTGGTTGAAGAGCGAACTCTCGTTCTGTTCGATGAACCCGAATCTCACCTCCATCCCCCCCTGCTCTCTGCGCTCCTAAGCGTTGTGAACTCGGTCGTTACCGAACGAAACGCTATAGCAATTGTCGCCACCCATTCGCCTGTTGTCCTTCAGGAAGTTCCAAAAATGTGCGTGTGGTTGCTTACTCGCTCAGGAGACGAGATGGAAGCATTCAGGCCTACGCTCGAGACGCTCGGAGAAAATGTGGGCGTTCTTACGCGTGAAATATTCGAGTTGCAGATGAGAAAAACTGGGTTTAATCGCATCATTCATCGCCTTGTTAATGATGGTTTAGATGCAAAAGCGGTGATTGCCCAATTCAATGGTAGCCTAGGTAGCGAGGGGAGATCTCTGGTGCATAGCCTGATTAAAAATCGGGACCGCTGA
- a CDS encoding HNH endonuclease, giving the protein MHSLPVPNLTFSEIYAACVARIREPGRSALVAETEDISSYVERYVTLAETNDLFTLVPHVEVGNSTRAAHVATYEGHVANKKSDLRRYYNSIKSVKKTYRCPFCGWAQIKQVDHFVPKQIYFRLSVVPQNLVPICSDCNKAKGEYHGETKERALFHPYYDPIPTGAWLSAEISVGASVAVTYSIDRAAVDQLSGHRLDNQFRKLEIFEAYEDLASHHLVSLRDSLLAVVEDSGVVVLYSHIEGLRDQALTEAGGVQTNWKVTLYNAMLGCNEFMTSEGISLLE; this is encoded by the coding sequence ATGCACAGCCTGCCTGTCCCTAATCTGACATTTTCTGAAATCTATGCGGCATGTGTTGCTAGGATCAGAGAGCCTGGTCGCAGCGCCCTCGTCGCAGAGACCGAGGATATCAGTAGTTACGTTGAGCGCTATGTTACCCTTGCAGAAACCAACGACCTATTCACCCTTGTCCCTCATGTTGAGGTAGGAAATAGCACGCGGGCCGCACATGTTGCTACATATGAAGGCCACGTAGCTAATAAGAAGTCTGACCTGCGCAGGTATTACAACTCAATTAAGAGCGTCAAGAAGACTTATCGATGTCCCTTTTGCGGATGGGCCCAAATCAAGCAGGTCGATCACTTCGTTCCAAAGCAAATCTACTTTAGGCTATCGGTAGTTCCGCAGAACCTCGTCCCTATTTGTAGCGACTGCAACAAGGCGAAAGGTGAATACCACGGAGAAACAAAAGAGCGCGCGCTTTTCCATCCCTATTACGACCCAATACCGACCGGCGCTTGGCTGAGTGCCGAGATCTCAGTCGGAGCTTCCGTGGCTGTGACCTACAGCATTGATCGCGCTGCCGTCGACCAACTCAGCGGCCATCGCCTCGACAACCAATTTCGCAAGCTCGAGATTTTCGAAGCCTATGAAGACTTGGCCAGCCATCACTTGGTCTCTTTAAGAGATTCGCTGCTAGCGGTTGTCGAGGATTCCGGTGTCGTTGTTCTCTATTCACATATCGAAGGATTGCGTGATCAAGCTTTGACGGAGGCTGGAGGCGTGCAAACTAATTGGAAGGTGACGCTGTATAACGCAATGTTGGGCTGCAATGAATTTATGACTAGTGAGGGGATTTCTCTGCTTGAATGA
- a CDS encoding IS1182 family transposase, giving the protein MAGFIDGIDREQVTLFPDRLEDWIGEDHLVRVVDLFVEELDLPALGFERCAPARTGRPGYHPAVLLKLFIYGYLNRIPSSRRLEREAGRNVELMWLTGRLVPDHKTIADFRRDNGAAIRRTCAQFVELCRRIGVLRGDCVAIDGSKFKAVNNRDRNFTKNKIASRLAHLEADVERYVNEMVRIDRQEDGETRADKVAHLARRYGRIRQEIARLKAMEQALAEAPDGQISLTDPDARAMATSARHSGMVGYNVQTAVDTETHLIVVHDVTNQGFDRDQLSPMATAAKEALRRDDLHAIADKGYFSGSQILACDQAGITTTVPRPETSGNRGKGMYVKADFAYDPARDVYVCPAGEELTYRYTREEDGLRIGRYWTNECQRCPLRHRCTTGKERRITRWEHEHLVDAMRERLGGEADPMTLRRCTVEHPFGTLKVWMGHTHFLTRRLKNVRTEMALNVLAYNIKRVVALIGIRGLMRAISA; this is encoded by the coding sequence ATGGCGGGTTTCATCGACGGCATTGACCGGGAACAGGTCACGCTTTTCCCTGATCGTCTCGAGGACTGGATTGGCGAGGATCACCTGGTCCGTGTCGTCGACCTCTTCGTCGAGGAGCTTGATCTTCCGGCGCTCGGCTTCGAGCGTTGTGCGCCCGCCCGAACCGGTCGCCCGGGCTACCATCCGGCTGTGCTGCTGAAGCTCTTCATCTACGGCTATCTGAACCGCATCCCATCCAGCCGTCGCCTGGAGCGTGAGGCGGGTCGCAATGTCGAGCTGATGTGGCTGACCGGTCGCCTGGTGCCCGACCACAAGACCATCGCCGATTTCCGGCGCGATAACGGGGCGGCGATCCGCAGGACCTGCGCGCAGTTCGTGGAGCTGTGCCGGCGGATCGGGGTGCTGAGGGGCGATTGCGTGGCCATCGACGGCAGCAAGTTCAAGGCGGTGAACAACCGTGACCGGAACTTCACCAAGAACAAGATCGCCAGCCGCCTTGCACATCTGGAGGCCGACGTTGAGCGCTATGTCAACGAGATGGTTCGCATCGACCGCCAGGAGGACGGCGAGACAAGGGCTGACAAGGTCGCCCATCTCGCCCGCCGCTACGGTCGTATCCGGCAGGAGATCGCGCGGCTGAAGGCAATGGAACAGGCCCTGGCCGAGGCGCCCGACGGGCAGATCTCCCTAACCGATCCCGATGCCCGGGCCATGGCGACCAGTGCCCGACACAGTGGCATGGTCGGCTACAACGTCCAGACCGCGGTCGATACCGAGACGCATCTGATCGTGGTGCATGACGTGACCAATCAGGGCTTCGACCGCGACCAACTGAGCCCGATGGCGACAGCCGCCAAGGAGGCTCTTCGACGCGACGACCTGCATGCCATCGCTGACAAGGGATATTTCAGTGGCTCCCAGATCCTGGCCTGCGATCAGGCGGGGATCACCACAACCGTGCCGCGCCCCGAGACATCGGGCAACCGCGGCAAGGGCATGTATGTGAAGGCTGACTTTGCCTATGATCCGGCCCGCGATGTCTATGTCTGCCCGGCAGGCGAAGAGCTGACCTATCGCTACACGCGCGAGGAGGACGGGCTGCGGATCGGCCGCTACTGGACCAACGAATGTCAGCGTTGTCCGCTTCGTCACCGCTGCACCACCGGCAAGGAGCGCCGGATCACACGGTGGGAGCATGAGCACCTGGTCGATGCGATGCGCGAAAGACTGGGTGGGGAGGCGGATCCGATGACCCTGCGCCGCTGCACGGTCGAACACCCGTTCGGCACCCTCAAGGTCTGGATGGGGCACACCCATTTCCTGACCCGGAGGCTGAAGAACGTCCGCACCGAAATGGCGCTGAATGTCCTTGCCTACAATATCAAGCGGGTGGTCGCGTTGATCGGCATTCGGGGCCTGATGCGGGCCATTTCCGCCTGA
- a CDS encoding IS3 family transposase (programmed frameshift), with the protein MPEHVLMSEIEIITDGGRRRRWTAAEKLRIVEETLDDRASISVVARRNGVAPNLLYRWRRLMLEGGSVAVAEDDDVTSNKVVRQMEDRIRKLERQLGRKTLEAEILREALDKSRFKKTDLARAVAAEGRFPVKAVAKTLGVARSNLISRLSGRTKPRRRYHKAQDAAMVPRITALVTVRPTYGYRRITAILNRQLRSEGLAPVNHKRVYRIMKAHSLLLARKYTERPEHVHDGKVIVLRSNLRWCSDGFEFICWNGDIVRGAFIIDAHDREIIAWRAVMNAGISGSDIRDIMLEAVERRFGAYRAPSVIEMLSDNGSPYIARDTQIFARQLGLKPCFTPVQSPQSNGISEAFVKTLKRDYVQVTPLPDAQTVLGLIGGRIEDYNDNHPHSGLRMRSPREFIAAQTTTA; encoded by the exons TTGCCTGAGCACGTGCTTATGTCTGAGATAGAGATCATCACCGATGGCGGCCGTCGGCGCCGCTGGACTGCCGCCGAGAAGCTGCGGATCGTGGAGGAGACGCTGGACGATCGGGCCAGCATCTCTGTCGTGGCCCGCCGCAATGGCGTGGCACCGAACCTGCTGTATCGTTGGCGGCGGCTCATGCTCGAAGGGGGAAGTGTCGCCGTGGCCGAGGATGATGACGTCACCAGCAACAAGGTCGTCCGTCAGATGGAGGACCGCATTCGCAAACTCGAACGCCAGCTCGGCCGCAAGACGCTGGAGGCCGAGATCCTGCGCGAGGCTCTGGACAAGTCACGGT TCAAAAAAACCGACCTTGCTCGGGCGGTCGCCGCTGAAGGACGATTTCCAGTGAAGGCGGTGGCAAAAACTCTGGGCGTGGCCCGCTCGAACCTGATCAGCCGGCTGAGCGGCAGGACGAAGCCGCGTCGGCGCTATCACAAAGCGCAAGACGCGGCGATGGTGCCAAGGATCACCGCGCTGGTGACAGTGCGGCCAACCTATGGCTATCGCCGGATCACCGCGATCCTGAACCGGCAACTGCGCTCGGAAGGTCTTGCACCTGTCAACCACAAGCGGGTCTATCGGATCATGAAAGCCCATAGCCTGCTGCTCGCTCGGAAATACACGGAGCGGCCCGAGCATGTCCACGACGGGAAAGTCATTGTCCTGCGCTCGAACCTGCGCTGGTGTTCAGATGGGTTCGAGTTCATCTGCTGGAACGGCGACATCGTCCGCGGTGCCTTCATCATCGACGCGCATGACCGCGAGATCATCGCCTGGCGCGCCGTGATGAACGCCGGGATCAGCGGCTCCGACATCCGCGACATCATGCTCGAAGCCGTAGAACGCCGCTTCGGCGCATATCGCGCCCCGTCGGTCATCGAGATGCTGTCGGACAACGGCTCGCCCTACATCGCGAGGGACACGCAGATCTTCGCCCGCCAGTTGGGCCTGAAGCCCTGCTTTACGCCGGTCCAGAGCCCACAAAGCAACGGCATCTCGGAGGCCTTCGTGAAGACGCTGAAGCGCGATTACGTCCAGGTGACGCCGCTGCCGGATGCCCAGACCGTTCTCGGATTGATCGGAGGCCGGATCGAGGACTACAACGACAACCACCCGCACTCAGGGCTGAGAATGCGCTCGCCCCGCGAGTTCATCGCAGCCCAAACCACAACCGCCTGA
- a CDS encoding HPP family protein, translated as MVDFHAAKDPEVPVLLHDLRHALRSFGPSIASAPLAEALRAGVGALAGLAIAGLFALSPAVDAQLGLYLIAPFGASSVLLFAVPNSPLAQPWAAVVGNTVAALIGVAACLLVADPALRIAVAVGAAITATILCRALHPPAGAVAMTAAMSPEAIADLGFRFAVTPVAAGTLLLVALAALYARLTGRHYPMRQHDEPNINRTADPSPSTRIGLSEAQLVDLLERYRQNFNLGAEDLARLVGAAELQAAAQRTGPVTAESIMSRDLVTVGPDSLAEEVAALFRRHRFTSIPVVEEGRYLGVIYQIHLIGSDADALADRLMQADVPHASPSTPLGALLPLMSDGAVDAVPILEGNRIIGIVTRTDLISALARHSISTNDRATGMVA; from the coding sequence TTGGTCGATTTTCATGCAGCCAAAGACCCGGAGGTTCCGGTTTTGCTTCACGACCTGAGACATGCGCTGCGGTCCTTCGGCCCGTCCATCGCATCCGCGCCTCTGGCCGAGGCCTTGCGCGCGGGTGTGGGCGCGCTGGCGGGCCTTGCCATTGCCGGCCTCTTCGCCCTGTCGCCCGCGGTCGATGCGCAGCTGGGGCTGTACCTGATCGCCCCTTTCGGCGCGAGTTCGGTTCTGCTGTTTGCCGTGCCGAACAGCCCGCTTGCGCAGCCTTGGGCGGCGGTGGTGGGCAACACGGTCGCCGCGCTGATCGGTGTTGCCGCATGTCTTCTGGTGGCCGACCCGGCACTTCGGATCGCCGTTGCGGTCGGGGCCGCGATTACCGCCACGATCCTCTGTCGTGCGCTTCATCCCCCGGCAGGCGCCGTCGCGATGACCGCGGCCATGAGTCCCGAGGCCATCGCCGACCTGGGGTTCCGCTTTGCTGTGACGCCGGTGGCCGCGGGAACGCTGCTGCTGGTGGCACTTGCGGCACTTTATGCGCGCCTGACCGGCCGCCACTATCCCATGCGGCAGCATGACGAGCCGAACATCAACCGGACGGCGGACCCGTCGCCCAGCACGAGGATCGGCCTGTCGGAAGCGCAGCTGGTCGATCTTCTGGAACGCTATCGCCAGAACTTCAATCTCGGGGCCGAGGACCTGGCGCGACTGGTGGGCGCGGCCGAGCTGCAGGCAGCGGCACAGCGCACCGGACCCGTCACCGCCGAAAGCATCATGTCGCGCGACCTGGTGACGGTCGGTCCCGATTCTCTCGCCGAGGAGGTTGCGGCGCTGTTCCGACGGCACCGCTTCACCTCGATCCCGGTTGTCGAGGAGGGGCGCTATCTTGGCGTCATCTACCAAATCCACCTGATCGGCTCGGATGCCGACGCGCTGGCGGACAGGTTGATGCAGGCGGATGTCCCCCACGCCTCTCCCTCGACGCCGCTCGGCGCGCTGCTGCCCCTGATGTCGGATGGCGCGGTCGATGCCGTTCCCATCCTCGAAGGCAACCGGATCATCGGCATCGTGACCCGCACTGACCTGATCAGCGCACTCGCGCGGCACAGCATTTCGACCAATGATCGGGCAACCGGAATGGTAGCCTGA
- a CDS encoding RrF2 family transcriptional regulator codes for MKLTRYTDYALRALIYLAANDGGLTSIRQIADAHGISQNHLMKIVQDLGNAGFIKTVRGRHGGLRLARPAAEITIGQVVRHTEDDGAMVDCSTCRIAEGCGLPAVFAEAREAFVTVLDRCRLSDVARTPDAFRHLFAV; via the coding sequence ATGAAGTTGACCCGCTACACCGACTATGCGCTTCGCGCGCTGATCTATCTTGCCGCCAATGACGGCGGGCTGACGTCGATCCGGCAGATCGCCGATGCGCATGGGATTTCCCAGAACCACCTGATGAAGATCGTCCAGGACCTGGGGAACGCCGGCTTCATCAAGACGGTCAGGGGCCGCCATGGCGGGCTGCGGCTGGCCCGGCCGGCGGCAGAGATCACCATCGGCCAGGTTGTCCGGCATACCGAGGACGACGGCGCCATGGTCGACTGCAGCACCTGCCGCATCGCCGAAGGATGTGGCCTGCCGGCCGTCTTCGCCGAAGCCAGGGAAGCCTTCGTGACGGTCCTCGACAGGTGCCGCCTGTCAGACGTGGCGCGCACGCCGGACGCCTTCCGGCACCTCTTCGCGGTCTGA
- the hmpA gene encoding NO-inducible flavohemoprotein — translation MPRPLSQQTIAVVKATVPALEQHGPVITETMYRRLFRNEHIAALFNQANQKKGTQRLALAHAVLAYAQNIENLSVLGAAVERIAQKHIGYAILPEHYPFVGEALLGAIEEVLGDAATEEILQAWGEAYWFLADLLIEREAAIRAEIEAQPGGWTDWRRFRVAEKRVEAAGIVSFILRPEDGGAVIPHRPGQYLTLRFDLAGLPGVKRNYSISSAPDAGFYRITVKREPDGEASGFLHDHVDVGAVIEATPPAGDFHLPDAPERPLVLLSGGVGQTPIISMLEVMADRHRDVPVFYVHGTNSPAHHALEAQVHDAAARHGNVLVETFYEGGTDDGANRGLITIDWLQANTPLAEADIYLCGPRPFLRHFVAGLRDAGIPADRIHFEFFGPADEQLAA, via the coding sequence ATGCCACGTCCCCTGTCGCAGCAGACCATCGCCGTCGTGAAGGCCACGGTGCCCGCGCTGGAGCAGCACGGCCCGGTGATCACCGAGACGATGTATCGCCGCCTGTTCCGGAACGAGCACATCGCGGCACTGTTCAACCAGGCGAACCAGAAGAAGGGGACGCAACGCCTGGCGCTGGCACATGCGGTGCTGGCCTATGCGCAGAACATCGAGAACCTGTCGGTTCTTGGCGCGGCGGTGGAACGGATCGCGCAGAAGCACATCGGCTATGCCATCCTGCCCGAGCATTATCCCTTCGTGGGCGAGGCCCTTCTGGGCGCGATCGAGGAGGTCCTGGGCGATGCCGCGACCGAGGAGATCCTCCAGGCCTGGGGCGAGGCCTACTGGTTCCTGGCCGACCTGCTGATCGAGCGCGAGGCCGCCATCCGGGCAGAGATCGAGGCGCAGCCCGGCGGCTGGACCGACTGGCGGCGCTTCCGCGTTGCGGAAAAACGGGTTGAGGCGGCCGGCATCGTCTCGTTCATCCTGCGGCCTGAGGATGGGGGCGCAGTCATCCCGCACCGCCCCGGGCAGTATCTGACCCTGCGCTTCGACCTGGCGGGTCTGCCTGGCGTCAAGCGCAACTACTCCATCTCCAGCGCGCCGGATGCGGGGTTCTACCGGATCACCGTCAAGAGAGAGCCTGACGGAGAGGCTTCGGGCTTCCTCCACGACCATGTCGACGTCGGTGCCGTGATCGAGGCCACGCCCCCGGCTGGCGACTTCCACCTGCCCGACGCGCCAGAGCGGCCGCTGGTCCTTTTGTCGGGCGGCGTCGGCCAGACTCCCATCATCAGCATGCTGGAGGTCATGGCCGACCGGCACCGCGACGTGCCAGTCTTCTATGTGCACGGCACGAACAGCCCGGCCCACCATGCCCTGGAGGCCCAGGTCCACGACGCCGCGGCACGGCACGGCAACGTCCTGGTCGAGACGTTCTACGAGGGCGGGACCGATGACGGCGCCAATCGCGGCCTGATCACCATCGACTGGCTGCAGGCCAACACCCCGCTGGCCGAGGCAGACATCTACCTGTGCGGCCCGCGCCCGTTCCTGCGCCACTTCGTCGCCGGGCTGCGCGACGCCGGCATTCCCGCCGACCGCATCCATTTCGAGTTCTTCGGTCCGGCCGACGAACAGCTGGCGGCGTAA
- a CDS encoding DUF6522 family protein, giving the protein MKSKVEFQNGQPIVDAADIAPLLELDVVGFQALMKSGKIRTGVERGSGQDEGKLRLTFQSSQWRVRLPLKMPQRSTRR; this is encoded by the coding sequence ATGAAAAGCAAGGTAGAGTTTCAAAACGGGCAGCCCATCGTCGATGCGGCCGATATCGCTCCGTTGCTGGAGCTGGATGTCGTTGGTTTTCAGGCCCTGATGAAGTCCGGGAAGATCAGGACCGGAGTGGAGCGAGGCAGTGGTCAGGACGAAGGCAAGCTTCGCCTGACGTTCCAATCGTCTCAGTGGCGTGTGAGGTTGCCCTTGAAGATGCCGCAGCGATCAACCCGACGCTGA
- a CDS encoding Atu4866 domain-containing protein, protein MTNDHKSSRADHDQRYVGMWVTADGHIRHNLLPDGRYDEAKGNRESAYQGRYEVRDRHIDYWDDTGFTADGEFLDDVLHHAGMILYRKG, encoded by the coding sequence ATGACCAACGACCATAAATCCTCCCGGGCCGATCACGACCAGAGGTATGTCGGGATGTGGGTGACCGCGGACGGCCATATCCGGCACAACCTGCTGCCGGATGGCCGCTATGACGAAGCAAAGGGAAACCGTGAAAGTGCCTATCAGGGCCGGTATGAGGTTCGTGACCGGCACATCGACTACTGGGACGACACCGGTTTCACGGCCGACGGTGAGTTCCTCGACGACGTCCTCCACCACGCTGGCATGATCCTTTACCGAAAGGGATAG
- a CDS encoding LacI family DNA-binding transcriptional regulator, which yields MSIKRPTLEDIARVAGVSRATVSLVVRQSPLVAEHTRMMVETVMADLDYVRDIGAARLRNNSSRTVGVIVPNLVNSFFTEFLTGVEQVMRAQDRVVLLANSEDDPQRQDEILQRFRGHGVDGVIICPAAGTDPALPARMQRWGLPMVQALREVGTQQTDYAGADYVVGVGLALQHLSDLGHRRIAFLSVRAMTSAKAERLEGFSLGLARTGAIDAGIVEAELTWEGAALAADEVLALPSRPTAVLCFNDVLAAGLMLGLRRADRQPGRDIAVVGLDDLPLAELTYPPMSSVAMRPAVIGAEAAQLLTMRLAEPGRPIERFLQAPALMVRESSGKKIV from the coding sequence ATGAGCATAAAGCGACCGACGTTGGAGGACATAGCCCGAGTCGCGGGCGTGTCGCGCGCAACTGTTTCCTTGGTCGTCAGGCAGTCTCCTCTCGTGGCCGAACACACGCGGATGATGGTCGAAACGGTCATGGCGGACCTCGACTATGTCCGAGACATCGGCGCCGCCCGGTTGCGCAACAACAGCAGTCGAACAGTCGGCGTGATCGTGCCCAATCTCGTGAACTCGTTCTTCACCGAGTTCTTGACCGGCGTCGAGCAGGTGATGCGGGCTCAGGACCGCGTCGTGCTGCTGGCCAACAGCGAGGATGACCCGCAGCGCCAGGACGAGATCCTGCAGCGGTTTCGGGGTCATGGTGTGGACGGGGTGATCATTTGCCCTGCCGCCGGAACGGATCCAGCGTTGCCGGCGCGGATGCAGCGTTGGGGGTTGCCGATGGTCCAAGCGCTGCGCGAGGTCGGCACACAGCAGACGGATTATGCGGGCGCCGACTATGTCGTCGGGGTTGGCCTGGCGCTTCAGCATCTTTCGGATCTGGGGCACCGTCGCATCGCCTTTCTGTCGGTGCGCGCAATGACCTCGGCTAAGGCGGAGCGGTTGGAGGGCTTTTCACTGGGTTTGGCACGGACCGGCGCCATCGATGCTGGGATCGTGGAGGCCGAATTGACCTGGGAAGGTGCGGCACTCGCAGCCGATGAGGTTTTGGCCCTACCGTCAAGGCCAACGGCCGTCCTATGCTTCAACGACGTTCTGGCGGCCGGGCTCATGTTGGGTCTGCGCCGTGCGGATCGTCAGCCGGGACGGGACATCGCCGTAGTCGGCCTGGATGATCTGCCGCTGGCGGAACTGACCTATCCGCCGATGAGCAGCGTCGCCATGCGCCCGGCGGTGATCGGCGCAGAGGCTGCGCAGCTGCTGACCATGCGGCTGGCAGAGCCGGGGCGCCCCATTGAACGGTTCCTTCAGGCCCCCGCGCTCATGGTGCGCGAAAGCTCCGGGAAAAAAATCGTTTGA
- a CDS encoding amino acid ABC transporter permease produces MYRFNFQPVFDNLDMLAHGAWLTVQLSFSAMAIGLVVSVLGAVAKTSGIKPLRWIVDAYVEVIRNTPFLIQIFFIFFGLPALGISMSPNTAALVALVVNVGAYGTEIIRAGIESIPQGQIEAGRALALSPVQIFRHVVLKPALRNIYPSLTSQFIYLMLTSSVVSVISATDLAAAGADLNARTFASFEIYLVLTAMYFLLALGFSTLFATLRRVFFDYPAGR; encoded by the coding sequence ATGTATCGCTTCAACTTTCAGCCGGTGTTCGACAATCTGGACATGCTGGCCCACGGGGCGTGGCTGACGGTCCAGCTGTCGTTCTCGGCTATGGCCATCGGGCTGGTCGTGTCGGTCCTGGGGGCGGTCGCCAAGACGTCCGGTATCAAACCCCTGCGTTGGATCGTCGATGCCTATGTCGAGGTGATCCGCAACACGCCTTTCCTGATCCAGATCTTCTTCATCTTCTTCGGCCTGCCCGCCCTGGGCATCAGCATGTCGCCCAATACCGCGGCCCTCGTGGCGCTGGTGGTCAATGTCGGCGCCTACGGGACCGAGATCATCCGCGCGGGCATTGAATCGATCCCGCAGGGCCAGATCGAGGCCGGACGCGCCTTGGCCCTGTCCCCCGTGCAGATCTTCCGCCACGTCGTGCTGAAGCCCGCCCTGCGCAACATCTATCCGTCGCTGACGAGCCAGTTCATCTATCTGATGCTGACCTCCAGCGTGGTGTCGGTCATCTCGGCGACCGACCTTGCTGCGGCGGGGGCGGACCTGAACGCCCGCACCTTCGCCAGCTTCGAGATCTATCTGGTGCTGACGGCCATGTATTTCCTGCTGGCCCTGGGCTTCTCGACCCTGTTCGCGACGCTGCGGCGGGTGTTCTTCGATTATCCGGCGGGGCGCTGA